One Sphaerisporangium krabiense DNA segment encodes these proteins:
- the metG gene encoding methionine--tRNA ligase, which yields MSQQSQHILTAVAWPYANGPRHIGHVSGFGVPSDVFSRYQRMAGNKVLMVSGTDEHGTPIQVQADREGVTARELADRYNRVIAEDLTALGLSYDLFTRTTTANHYAIAQEIFKGLYENGYVFPKTTMGAVSPSTGRTLPDRYIEGTCPICGYDGARGDQCDNCGNQLDPIDLINPKSRINGETPKFIETEHFMLDLPAFAEVLGSWLQSKQGEWRPNVLKFSLNLLGDLQPRAISRDLDWGVPIPLDGWRDREDKRLYVWFDAVIGYLSASIEWARRSGDPDAWRQWWQNPDARGYYFMGKDNIVFHSEIWPAMLLGYNGEGARGGTPGSLGKLALPSEVVSSEFLTMEGRKFSSSRQVVIYVRDFLSRYDADALRYYIAVAGPENQDTDFTWSEFVNRNNGELVAAWGNLVNRSISMAAKNFGAVPEAGELTDADRALLARSGGAFSAVGAELGRSRFKNAVTEAFDVVRDANRYLAEQEPWKLKDDPERVKSILHVALQVVDDAKTMLTPFLPASSNKVHAMLGGEGVWSGMPRIEEVDEDGRPPYPVITGEYEGRARWESVPLRPGTPLAPPTPLFAKLDPKVVDEELARLGE from the coding sequence ATGTCCCAGCAGTCCCAGCACATCTTGACCGCCGTCGCCTGGCCCTACGCCAACGGTCCCCGTCACATCGGGCACGTCTCCGGGTTCGGCGTGCCGTCCGACGTCTTCAGCCGCTACCAGCGGATGGCGGGCAACAAGGTGCTGATGGTCAGCGGCACCGACGAGCACGGCACGCCCATCCAGGTGCAGGCCGACCGCGAGGGCGTCACCGCCCGCGAGCTCGCCGACCGCTACAACCGGGTGATCGCCGAGGACCTCACCGCCCTGGGCCTCTCGTACGACCTGTTCACGCGCACCACGACGGCCAACCACTACGCCATCGCGCAAGAGATCTTCAAGGGCCTGTACGAGAACGGCTACGTCTTCCCGAAGACGACCATGGGCGCGGTCTCGCCGTCCACCGGGCGCACCCTTCCCGACCGCTACATCGAGGGCACCTGCCCCATCTGCGGGTACGACGGCGCGCGCGGCGACCAGTGCGACAACTGCGGCAACCAGCTCGACCCGATCGACCTGATCAACCCCAAGAGCCGCATCAACGGCGAGACGCCCAAGTTCATCGAGACCGAGCACTTCATGCTCGACCTGCCGGCGTTCGCCGAGGTGCTGGGCTCCTGGCTGCAGTCCAAGCAGGGCGAGTGGCGGCCCAACGTCCTGAAGTTCTCGCTCAACCTCCTCGGCGACCTGCAGCCCCGCGCCATCAGCCGCGACCTCGACTGGGGCGTGCCCATCCCCCTGGACGGCTGGCGCGACCGCGAGGACAAGCGGCTGTACGTCTGGTTCGACGCGGTCATCGGCTACCTCAGCGCCTCGATCGAGTGGGCGCGCCGCTCGGGCGACCCGGACGCCTGGCGGCAGTGGTGGCAGAACCCCGACGCCCGCGGCTACTACTTCATGGGCAAGGACAACATCGTCTTCCACTCCGAGATCTGGCCCGCCATGCTGCTCGGCTACAACGGCGAGGGGGCGCGCGGCGGCACGCCGGGCTCGCTCGGCAAGCTGGCCCTGCCGTCGGAGGTCGTCTCCAGCGAGTTCCTCACCATGGAGGGCCGCAAGTTCTCCTCCAGCCGCCAGGTCGTGATCTACGTGCGCGACTTCCTGTCGCGCTACGACGCCGACGCCCTGCGCTACTACATCGCGGTCGCCGGCCCGGAGAACCAGGACACCGACTTCACCTGGTCGGAGTTCGTCAACAGGAACAACGGCGAGCTGGTCGCCGCGTGGGGCAACCTCGTCAACCGGTCGATCTCGATGGCCGCCAAGAACTTCGGCGCGGTGCCGGAGGCGGGCGAGCTGACCGACGCCGACCGCGCGCTGCTGGCGCGCAGCGGCGGGGCCTTCTCCGCCGTCGGCGCCGAGCTCGGCAGGTCGCGCTTCAAGAACGCCGTCACCGAGGCGTTCGACGTCGTCCGCGACGCCAACCGCTACCTCGCCGAACAGGAGCCCTGGAAGCTCAAGGACGACCCCGAGCGCGTCAAGTCGATCCTCCACGTCGCCCTCCAGGTCGTGGACGACGCCAAGACCATGCTCACTCCCTTCCTGCCGGCGTCCTCCAACAAGGTCCACGCCATGCTCGGCGGCGAGGGCGTCTGGTCGGGCATGCCCCGGATCGAGGAGGTCGACGAGGACGGCCGCCCGCCGTACCCGGTGATCACCGGCGAGTACGAGGGCCGGGCCCGCTGGGAGTCGGTTCCGCTCCGGCCCGGCACGCCGCTGGCGCCGCCCACCCCGCTGTTCGCCAAGCTCGATCCCAAGGTGGTCGACGAAGAGCTCGCCCGCCTCGGAGAGTGA
- a CDS encoding TatD family hydrolase, with translation MSQAVPPAPEPLGAEVFDSHCHLDIMVGERKASSGDAVALAAQASGTGVGKILAEAREVGVTRLVTIGYDLRSSRWGAQVARERDDVYAGVAIHPNEAHAATPEVLDEIEKLAREPQVRAVGETGLDFFRDWASREDQEASFRAHIEIAKRTGKALVIHDRDAHDDVLRVLADAGAPEVVVFHSYSGDAAMARRCVEAGYFMSFSGPVTYKNAGYLREAAELAPPELMLVETDAPYLPPTPHRGKPNAPYLIPLTLRCLAEVKGMDADALARAVDANGERVFGAW, from the coding sequence ATGAGCCAGGCGGTTCCGCCCGCGCCCGAGCCGCTCGGCGCGGAGGTCTTCGACAGCCACTGCCACCTCGACATCATGGTCGGCGAGCGCAAGGCGTCCTCGGGGGACGCCGTCGCGCTCGCCGCGCAGGCGTCGGGCACGGGAGTGGGCAAGATCCTCGCCGAGGCCCGCGAGGTGGGCGTCACCCGCCTCGTGACCATCGGCTACGACCTGCGCTCCTCCCGGTGGGGCGCGCAGGTCGCCCGCGAGCGCGACGACGTGTACGCCGGGGTGGCCATCCACCCCAACGAGGCGCACGCCGCCACTCCCGAGGTCCTGGACGAGATCGAGAAGCTGGCCCGCGAGCCGCAGGTCCGGGCCGTCGGCGAGACCGGGCTCGACTTCTTCCGCGACTGGGCGTCCCGCGAGGACCAGGAGGCGTCGTTCCGCGCCCACATCGAGATCGCCAAGCGGACGGGCAAGGCGCTGGTCATCCACGACCGCGACGCCCACGACGACGTCCTGCGCGTCCTCGCCGACGCGGGCGCGCCCGAGGTGGTCGTCTTCCACAGCTACTCCGGCGACGCCGCCATGGCCCGGCGGTGCGTCGAGGCCGGGTACTTCATGTCCTTCTCCGGCCCGGTCACCTACAAGAACGCCGGCTACCTTCGCGAGGCCGCCGAGCTGGCCCCGCCCGAGCTCATGCTCGTCGAGACCGACGCCCCCTACCTGCCGCCCACCCCGCACCGCGGCAAGCCCAACGCGCCCTACCTCATCCCGCTCACGCTGCGCTGCCTGGCCGAGGTCAAGGGCATGGACGCCGACGCCCTGGCCCGCGCCGTCGACGCCAACGGCGAGCGCGTCTTCGGGGCCTGGTGA
- a CDS encoding resuscitation-promoting factor translates to MPPSSAPAARRPGSRRAPRRPSRLRAIARSPGAAVLCAVVAGVTSALLVADVLANEVRLIVDGGEATVLSFGGTVGEVLAHAKVPVGPGDHVDPAPGRLVGDGAAVVVRHARRLVLTLDGRRTTHTVTALNVGEALQQLDLTRRPATLSASTMRQIPVSGFALSVRTQRRVTVVRGGVRLELLTYGRTVRSVLEQHDITLARGDRVSPPLRSFPEDDQVIRITPAPPPPPVHVVPVNAWVASLNWGALARCQSGGDPRSFDPRGPYYGMYQFSLPVWRAVGGARTPLDWPADEQTYRAQLLYQRVAGRWHGQWPDCGARLFTR, encoded by the coding sequence GTGCCTCCATCCTCGGCGCCGGCCGCCCGGCGTCCCGGGTCGCGCCGTGCCCCGCGCCGCCCCTCGCGCCTGCGCGCCATCGCACGCTCGCCGGGGGCGGCGGTGCTCTGCGCGGTCGTGGCGGGCGTGACCTCCGCCCTGCTCGTCGCCGACGTGCTGGCCAACGAGGTGCGGCTGATCGTGGACGGCGGCGAGGCCACCGTCCTCAGCTTCGGCGGCACCGTCGGCGAGGTCCTCGCGCACGCGAAGGTCCCGGTCGGCCCGGGGGACCACGTCGATCCGGCGCCCGGCCGCCTGGTGGGCGACGGCGCGGCGGTCGTCGTGCGGCACGCCCGGCGGCTGGTGCTCACGCTGGACGGCCGCAGGACCACCCACACGGTCACGGCGCTCAACGTGGGGGAGGCCCTCCAGCAGCTCGATCTCACCCGGCGCCCGGCCACGCTGTCGGCCTCCACGATGCGGCAGATCCCGGTGTCCGGGTTCGCGCTGAGCGTCCGCACGCAGCGCCGGGTCACGGTCGTGCGGGGCGGCGTGCGGCTGGAGCTCCTGACGTACGGCCGCACGGTGCGCTCCGTCCTCGAGCAGCACGACATCACCCTGGCCCGGGGCGACCGGGTGAGCCCGCCGCTGCGCTCCTTTCCCGAGGACGACCAGGTCATCCGCATCACCCCCGCCCCGCCGCCCCCGCCGGTCCACGTCGTTCCGGTCAACGCGTGGGTGGCCTCCCTCAACTGGGGGGCGCTCGCCCGCTGCCAGAGCGGCGGCGACCCCAGGTCGTTCGACCCGCGGGGGCCGTACTACGGCATGTACCAGTTCAGCCTGCCCGTGTGGCGGGCCGTGGGCGGCGCCAGGACCCCGCTGGACTGGCCCGCGGACGAGCAGACCTACCGCGCCCAGCTCCTCTACCAGAGGGTCGCGGGCCGCTGGCACGGCCAGTGGCCGGACTGCGGCGCGCGCCTGTTCACCCGGTGA
- the rsmA gene encoding 16S rRNA (adenine(1518)-N(6)/adenine(1519)-N(6))-dimethyltransferase RsmA, protein MGSSIVNLLGPAEIRVLADKLDLRPTKRLGQNFVIDGGTVRRIARVAEVSPDDVVIEVGPGLGSLTLALLPEASRLVAVEIDPVLAGQLPLTVAERAPGLAGRLTVVLADAMRVLPAQLGGAEPTALVANLPYNVAVPVVLHLLEVLPSLRKGLVMVQSEVADRMAAGPGSKVYGVPSVKAAWYADVRRAGPVGRTVFWPVPNVDSGLVALTRRDPPPTTASREEVFAVVDAAFAQRRKTLRAALASWAGTPAAAETALRAAGVDPSLRGEQLRVEEFARIAENRRR, encoded by the coding sequence ATGGGGAGTTCGATCGTGAACCTGCTCGGCCCGGCAGAGATACGTGTTCTGGCTGACAAGCTCGACCTGAGGCCGACCAAGCGGCTCGGGCAGAACTTCGTCATCGACGGAGGCACGGTGCGCCGCATCGCCCGGGTGGCCGAGGTGTCGCCCGACGACGTGGTGATCGAGGTCGGGCCCGGCCTCGGCTCGCTCACGCTCGCGCTGCTCCCCGAGGCGTCGCGGCTGGTGGCGGTGGAGATCGACCCGGTGCTCGCCGGGCAGCTCCCGCTGACCGTCGCCGAGCGCGCCCCCGGGCTGGCGGGCCGTCTCACCGTCGTCCTGGCCGACGCGATGCGCGTGCTGCCCGCGCAGCTCGGCGGGGCGGAGCCCACGGCGCTGGTCGCCAACCTGCCGTACAACGTGGCGGTGCCGGTCGTCCTGCACCTGCTGGAGGTCCTGCCCTCGCTGCGCAAGGGCCTGGTGATGGTGCAGTCCGAGGTGGCCGACCGCATGGCCGCCGGGCCCGGCTCGAAGGTGTACGGCGTGCCGTCCGTCAAGGCGGCCTGGTACGCCGACGTGCGGCGGGCCGGGCCGGTGGGGCGCACGGTGTTCTGGCCGGTGCCGAACGTCGATTCCGGGCTGGTGGCGCTGACGCGCAGGGACCCGCCGCCGACCACCGCCTCCCGTGAGGAGGTCTTCGCCGTCGTGGACGCCGCCTTCGCCCAGCGCCGCAAGACGCTCAGGGCCGCCCTGGCGTCCTGGGCGGGCACGCCCGCCGCCGCCGAGACGGCCCTGCGCGCGGCCGGCGTCGACCCGTCGCTGCGCGGCGAACAGCTCCGTGTCGAGGAGTTCGCCAGAATCGCGGAGAACCGCCGAAGATGA
- a CDS encoding 4-(cytidine 5'-diphospho)-2-C-methyl-D-erythritol kinase: MTSVTVRVPAKVNLQLSVGPRRDDGYHDLVNVFHAVSLFDEVTASDEPAPREASGGPPVAVTVEGESSGQVPLDGSNLAVRAALALAVRAGRPPDVRLRIRKAIPVAGGMAGGSADAAATLVACDALWGLGAAQDDLMELAADLGSDVPFALVGGTAVGTGRGEKLSPAPVAGRFHWVFALAEGGLSTADVYAECDRLREATGEQVGWPRVADGLMEALARGDAKALGQMLDNDLQAAALLLCRPLARTLAAGREHGALGALVSGSGPTCAFLADSEDHATSLAASLEAAGVCRRALTAHGPVQGAEVVP; the protein is encoded by the coding sequence GTGACTTCTGTGACGGTCCGGGTGCCCGCCAAGGTCAATCTCCAGCTCTCCGTGGGGCCGAGGCGGGACGACGGCTACCACGACCTGGTCAACGTCTTCCACGCCGTGTCCCTCTTCGACGAGGTGACGGCCTCCGACGAGCCCGCGCCGCGTGAGGCGTCCGGGGGTCCGCCCGTGGCCGTGACCGTCGAGGGCGAGTCCTCCGGCCAGGTTCCCCTGGACGGCAGCAACCTCGCCGTGCGGGCCGCGCTGGCGCTGGCCGTGCGGGCGGGCCGGCCCCCGGACGTGCGGCTGCGCATCCGCAAGGCGATCCCCGTCGCCGGGGGCATGGCCGGGGGCAGCGCGGACGCCGCCGCCACGCTGGTGGCCTGCGACGCGCTGTGGGGCCTCGGCGCCGCGCAGGACGACCTCATGGAGCTGGCCGCCGACCTCGGCAGCGACGTGCCCTTCGCCCTGGTCGGCGGCACCGCCGTCGGCACCGGCCGGGGAGAGAAACTGTCCCCGGCGCCCGTCGCCGGCCGCTTCCACTGGGTCTTCGCGCTCGCCGAGGGCGGGCTGTCCACGGCCGACGTCTACGCCGAGTGCGACCGGCTGCGCGAGGCGACCGGCGAGCAGGTCGGGTGGCCCCGGGTGGCGGACGGCCTCATGGAGGCCCTCGCGCGCGGCGACGCCAAGGCCCTCGGCCAGATGCTCGACAACGACCTCCAGGCCGCGGCCCTGCTGCTGTGCCGCCCTCTGGCCCGCACGCTCGCCGCCGGCCGTGAACACGGCGCCCTCGGCGCGCTGGTGTCCGGCTCCGGCCCCACCTGCGCCTTCCTCGCCGACTCCGAGGACCACGCCACCTCCCTCGCCGCGTCCCTCGAAGCCGCCGGCGTCTGCCGCCGCGCCCTCACCGCCCACGGCCCCGTCCAAGGCGCCGAGGTCGTGCCCTGA
- a CDS encoding ABC-F family ATP-binding cassette domain-containing protein produces MNLVNLESVFHAYGPKPLLDAVSLGIEAGDRVGVVGRNGDGKTTLISVIAGTLKPDGGRVTHNRGLRVGFLSQRDDLDPALEVRQVVLGDRAEHEWAADQAVREILANLLGDIELTAKVGELSGGERRRTALARLLIDEHDLLILDEPTNHLDIEAIAWLAAHLSARRSALLVVTHDRWFLDAVSTRTWEVVDGTVQRYEGGYAAYVLAKAERARIAQAAEERRQNLMRKEIAWLRRGPPARTSKPKFRIEAAQALIADEPPPRNTVELVKFAAARLGRTVYDLEDVTLHAGGPGEGPLVLERCTWQFGPGDRVGLIGVNGSGKSSLLRLLADSVRPDSGRVVRGKTVRLAYLSQEITELDPARRVLETVEEVRKFIQVGKREWTASQLLERLGFRGEAQWKVVGDLSGGERRRLQLLRLLMDDPNVLLLDEPTNDLDIETLNELEDLLDGWPGTLVLVSHDRYFLERVTDRSVALLGDGRLSLLPGGVDEYLQRRSSGAAVTARAGTRAPEAAVAEPSEPAPPGLSAKEERELRKELSRLERQLDRLGEQEAALHAAMAEAASDYGRLASLDAELKDVRSRKEAVEVEWLEAADRLGD; encoded by the coding sequence ATGAATCTGGTCAATCTCGAATCTGTCTTCCATGCCTATGGGCCCAAGCCTCTGCTGGACGCGGTCTCGCTCGGTATCGAGGCGGGTGACCGTGTCGGCGTGGTCGGGCGTAACGGGGACGGCAAGACCACGCTCATCTCGGTGATCGCCGGAACGCTGAAGCCCGACGGTGGCCGGGTGACGCACAACCGCGGGCTTCGCGTCGGCTTCCTGTCCCAGCGCGACGATCTCGACCCCGCGCTGGAGGTGCGGCAGGTCGTCCTCGGCGACCGGGCCGAGCACGAGTGGGCCGCCGACCAGGCGGTCAGGGAGATCCTCGCCAACCTTCTCGGCGACATCGAGCTCACCGCCAAGGTGGGCGAGCTCTCCGGCGGCGAGCGGCGGCGCACGGCGCTGGCGCGCCTGCTGATCGACGAGCACGACCTGCTTATCCTGGACGAGCCGACCAACCACCTCGACATCGAGGCCATCGCCTGGCTGGCCGCCCACCTGTCGGCGCGCAGGTCCGCGCTGCTGGTGGTGACGCACGACCGCTGGTTCCTGGACGCGGTGTCCACCCGCACCTGGGAGGTGGTGGACGGCACCGTCCAGCGGTACGAGGGCGGGTACGCCGCGTACGTGCTGGCCAAGGCCGAGCGGGCGCGCATCGCGCAGGCGGCCGAGGAGCGCCGCCAGAACCTGATGCGCAAAGAGATCGCCTGGCTGCGCCGCGGCCCGCCCGCGCGCACGTCCAAGCCCAAGTTCCGCATCGAGGCCGCGCAGGCGCTGATCGCCGACGAGCCTCCGCCGCGCAACACGGTCGAGCTGGTGAAATTCGCCGCGGCGCGGCTCGGCAGGACCGTGTACGACCTTGAGGACGTCACCCTGCACGCCGGTGGCCCGGGCGAGGGCCCGCTCGTACTGGAGCGGTGTACCTGGCAGTTCGGCCCGGGCGACCGGGTCGGGCTGATCGGCGTGAACGGGTCGGGCAAGTCGTCGCTGCTGCGGCTGCTCGCCGACTCGGTACGCCCCGACTCCGGGCGGGTCGTGCGGGGCAAGACGGTGCGGCTGGCGTACCTCTCGCAGGAGATCACCGAGCTGGATCCGGCGCGCCGCGTGCTGGAGACGGTCGAAGAGGTGCGCAAGTTCATCCAGGTCGGCAAGCGCGAGTGGACGGCCTCCCAGTTGCTGGAGCGCCTGGGGTTCCGGGGCGAGGCCCAGTGGAAGGTGGTCGGCGACCTGTCGGGCGGCGAGCGGCGGCGGCTGCAGCTGCTGCGCCTGCTCATGGACGACCCGAACGTCCTGCTGCTGGACGAACCCACCAACGACCTGGACATCGAGACGCTGAACGAGCTCGAGGACCTGCTGGACGGCTGGCCGGGCACGCTCGTGCTGGTGAGCCACGACCGCTACTTCCTGGAGCGGGTGACCGACCGTTCGGTGGCCCTGCTGGGCGACGGGCGGCTGTCGCTGCTGCCCGGCGGCGTGGACGAGTACCTCCAGCGCCGGTCCTCGGGGGCGGCCGTCACCGCCAGGGCGGGGACGCGGGCGCCGGAGGCGGCGGTCGCGGAGCCGTCCGAGCCGGCGCCGCCGGGGCTGTCGGCCAAGGAGGAGCGCGAGCTGCGCAAGGAGCTGTCCCGCCTGGAGCGCCAGCTCGACCGGCTCGGCGAGCAGGAGGCCGCGCTGCACGCCGCCATGGCCGAGGCCGCCTCGGACTACGGCCGGCTGGCCTCGCTGGACGCCGAGCTGAAGGACGTCCGGTCGCGCAAGGAGGCCGTCGAGGTCGAATGGCTGGAGGCCGCCGACCGGCTCGGCGACTGA
- a CDS encoding MarR family winged helix-turn-helix transcriptional regulator, translating into MTTRHTDGVAGMSADPLDPQPTTEPEAGSERVAAPETGHPAPTRDEVDQLVACWRQERPDLDVAPLQVLSRVSRLARHLDRARRASFAEHDLEPWEFDVLTTLRRSGEPYELSPGALLRATLVTSGTMTNRIDRLAAARLVRRRPDPEDRRGVLVSLTDLGRERVDAAFADLLRRERELLKSLDGDAQRTLAGLLRTLLIPFDTAENAT; encoded by the coding sequence ATGACGACGCGCCACACCGACGGGGTCGCCGGCATGTCCGCCGACCCGCTCGACCCCCAGCCGACCACCGAGCCAGAAGCCGGGTCCGAGCGCGTCGCCGCACCGGAGACCGGCCATCCGGCCCCCACGCGCGACGAGGTCGACCAGCTCGTCGCGTGCTGGCGCCAGGAGCGCCCCGACCTCGACGTCGCGCCCCTCCAGGTGCTCAGCCGCGTCTCCCGCCTGGCCCGCCACCTCGACCGCGCCCGCCGCGCGTCCTTCGCCGAGCACGACCTCGAACCCTGGGAGTTCGACGTCCTCACCACCCTGCGCCGGTCCGGCGAGCCCTACGAGCTCAGCCCCGGCGCGCTGCTGCGCGCCACGCTCGTCACCTCCGGCACGATGACCAACCGCATCGACCGCCTCGCCGCCGCCCGGCTCGTCCGCAGGCGCCCCGACCCCGAGGACCGGCGCGGCGTCCTGGTCTCCCTGACCGACCTCGGGCGCGAGCGCGTGGACGCGGCCTTCGCCGACCTGCTCCGCCGCGAACGCGAGCTGCTCAAGAGCCTCGACGGCGACGCGCAGCGCACCCTCGCCGGCCTGCTGCGCACCCTGCTCATCCCGTTCGACACCGCCGAGAACGCCACCTGA
- a CDS encoding trans-aconitate 2-methyltransferase, producing MWDPAVYGRYAGERARPFFELLARVRAENPRFVVDLGCGPGELTAELRRRWPEAYVHGIDSSPAMIAKAPPGPTFSVGDVRDWRPDHPIDVIISNALLQWIPEHRDLLPRWLGHLAPGGWLAFQVPGNFDAPSHAAVRRLCASPAWAGRLGDLSRYDPVDGPEGYLDLLAGLGCEVDAWETTYVHVLPGEDAVLAWISGTALRPMLDRLSGDDAAREAFLADCARVLAEAYPRRPYGTPFPFRRVFVVARGPGREGS from the coding sequence ATGTGGGACCCCGCAGTGTACGGCCGGTACGCCGGCGAGCGTGCCCGCCCGTTCTTCGAGCTCTTGGCCCGCGTGCGCGCCGAGAACCCGCGGTTCGTCGTCGACCTGGGCTGCGGCCCTGGCGAGCTGACCGCCGAGCTGAGGCGCCGCTGGCCCGAGGCGTACGTCCACGGCATCGACTCCTCACCCGCGATGATCGCCAAAGCGCCGCCCGGCCCCACGTTCAGCGTGGGGGACGTCCGCGACTGGCGTCCGGACCATCCTATCGATGTGATCATCTCCAACGCCCTGCTGCAATGGATTCCCGAGCACCGCGACCTGCTGCCGCGCTGGCTCGGGCACCTCGCGCCGGGCGGGTGGCTGGCGTTCCAGGTGCCGGGCAACTTCGACGCCCCGAGCCACGCGGCCGTCCGGCGGCTGTGCGCGTCCCCCGCCTGGGCCGGCCGCCTCGGCGACCTCTCCCGGTACGACCCCGTGGACGGGCCCGAGGGCTACCTGGACCTGCTCGCCGGGCTCGGCTGCGAGGTGGACGCCTGGGAGACCACCTACGTCCACGTGCTGCCGGGCGAGGACGCCGTGCTCGCCTGGATCTCCGGCACGGCGCTGCGGCCGATGCTGGATCGCCTCTCCGGCGACGACGCGGCCCGCGAGGCGTTCCTGGCCGACTGCGCCCGCGTGCTCGCCGAGGCGTACCCGCGCCGCCCGTACGGCACGCCCTTCCCGTTCCGCCGCGTGTTCGTGGTCGCGCGCGGGCCGGGGCGGGAGGGCTCGTGA
- a CDS encoding CYTH and CHAD domain-containing protein: protein MAIEIEDKFDVPADFAVPEFGGLQGCEEAVDLVSHRLVALYFDTPDLRLAARGITLRRRRGGDDAGWTLKLPKAKGARTEITSPLTRSAKIVPPELAELVLAQTRGERLVQVAELETLRKVTSLRGADGRRLVEIADDHVKGTVFGEDQHVERWREVEAELIDGDEAVLKKVGKRLRKAGATPSDSGNKLARLLGDRVPATTPTALDPDSAGGVVVAYLASQVAALTAQDPQVRRAEEDAVHQMRVASRRLRSALKSFSSVITETEGVQDELRWIAGVLGEARDLEVIRERFAGHLDGLEPEVVVGPVRTRLGDDLAAREREAMVTIGAAMSGERYFALLDRLDAMIVNPPLTPLAAGKADAVLGKIAGRTWKRVVKRYDAAQAIEDAEQREIAMHDVRKAAKRARYTAEALRPLLGDTADDLAKRAKSVQTVLGLHQDGVVAQQILLEEAARAREAGEDTFTYGLLAGIERAAAERSHAEFPAVWAEVTES, encoded by the coding sequence ATGGCGATCGAGATCGAGGACAAGTTCGACGTGCCGGCGGACTTCGCGGTGCCGGAATTCGGGGGCCTCCAGGGGTGCGAGGAGGCCGTGGACCTGGTCAGCCACCGGCTGGTCGCCCTCTACTTCGACACGCCGGACCTCCGCCTGGCCGCGCGCGGCATCACGTTGCGCAGGCGGCGTGGCGGCGACGACGCGGGCTGGACCCTCAAGCTGCCGAAGGCCAAGGGGGCGCGCACCGAGATCACCAGCCCGCTCACCCGCAGCGCCAAGATCGTCCCGCCGGAGCTGGCCGAGCTGGTGCTGGCCCAGACCCGGGGCGAACGGCTCGTGCAGGTCGCGGAGCTGGAGACGCTGCGCAAGGTCACGAGCCTGCGCGGCGCCGACGGGCGGCGGCTGGTGGAGATCGCCGACGACCACGTGAAGGGCACGGTGTTCGGCGAGGACCAGCACGTCGAGCGCTGGCGCGAGGTCGAGGCCGAGCTGATCGACGGCGACGAGGCCGTGCTGAAGAAGGTCGGCAAGCGGCTGCGCAAGGCCGGGGCGACCCCGTCGGACAGCGGGAACAAGCTGGCCCGCCTCCTCGGCGACCGCGTCCCGGCGACGACGCCCACCGCCCTGGACCCGGACTCGGCGGGCGGCGTGGTCGTCGCCTACCTGGCCTCGCAGGTCGCCGCGCTGACGGCCCAGGACCCCCAGGTGCGCAGGGCCGAGGAGGACGCCGTCCACCAGATGCGGGTGGCGAGCCGCCGCCTGCGCAGCGCGCTGAAGTCCTTCTCCAGCGTGATCACCGAGACCGAGGGCGTCCAGGACGAGCTGCGGTGGATCGCGGGCGTGCTCGGCGAGGCGCGCGACCTGGAGGTGATCCGCGAGCGCTTCGCCGGCCACCTGGACGGCCTGGAGCCTGAGGTGGTCGTCGGGCCGGTCCGCACGCGGCTCGGCGACGACCTGGCCGCGCGCGAGCGCGAGGCGATGGTCACCATCGGCGCGGCGATGAGCGGCGAGCGCTACTTCGCCCTGCTCGACCGCCTGGACGCCATGATCGTGAACCCGCCGCTCACCCCACTCGCCGCCGGGAAGGCGGACGCCGTGCTCGGCAAGATCGCCGGCAGGACGTGGAAGCGCGTGGTCAAGCGGTACGACGCGGCGCAGGCCATCGAGGACGCCGAGCAGCGCGAGATCGCCATGCACGACGTGCGCAAGGCGGCCAAGCGCGCCCGCTACACCGCCGAGGCCCTGCGCCCCCTGCTCGGCGACACGGCCGACGACCTCGCCAAGCGCGCCAAGTCCGTCCAGACGGTGCTCGGACTGCACCAGGACGGCGTGGTCGCCCAGCAGATCCTGCTGGAGGAGGCCGCCCGCGCCCGCGAGGCCGGCGAGGACACCTTCACCTACGGCCTGCTCGCCGGCATCGAGCGCGCCGCGGCCGAACGGTCGCACGCCGAGTTCCCCGCCGTGTGGGCCGAGGTCACGGAGTCCTGA